Proteins encoded by one window of Quercus lobata isolate SW786 unplaced genomic scaffold, ValleyOak3.0 Primary Assembly Scq3eQI_2000, whole genome shotgun sequence:
- the LOC115973129 gene encoding protein TIC 20-II, chloroplastic-like: MASIPFLRLSPTTTTFNLKPPSLPSLRIIKPTYTPPHPRKLTITRMSYNPTPATDRLISTIAYTLPFFNSLQYGRFLFHQYPPLASLFNPLLPLLSLYRSIPYSSFVAFFALYLGVVRNPSFSHFVRFNSMQAVTLDVLLVLPVLIQRVFSPARAGFWFKVMVWFHNLLFVFAVLCFVYSVGCCVLGRTPYLPFVADAAGRQI; encoded by the coding sequence ATGGCTTCCATCCCTTTCCTCCGCCTctcacccaccaccaccaccttcaACCTCAAACCCCCCTCACTCCCTTCCCTTCGTATCATCAAACCCACATACACCCCACCACACCCACGAAAACTCACTATAACTCGCATGTCCTACAACCCAACACCAGCCACAGATCGCTTGATCTCCACCATAGCCTACACTCTCCCTTTCTTCAACTCCCTCCAATACGGCCGCTTCCTCTTCCACCAATACCCACCTCTCGCCTCTCTCTTCAACCCTCTCCTCCCCCTCCTTTCTCTCTACAGGTCCATCCCTTACTCTTCCTTTGTTGCCTTCTTTGCTCTCTACTTGGGTGTTGTTAGAAACCCAAGTTTTTCCCACTTTGTTAGGTTCAACTCCATGCAGGCTGTCACTCTTGACGTGCTTCTTGTGCTACCTGTTTTGATTCAACGGGTTTTCAGCCCCGCTCGTGCTGGGTTTTGGTTCAAGGTCATGGTTTGGTTCCATAATTTGCTGTTTGTGTTTGCTGTTTTGTGCTTTGTTTATAGTGTGGGGTGTTGTGTTCTTGGGAGGACACCCTACTTGCCTTTTGTTGCTGATGCTGCTGGTAGGCAGATCTAA
- the LOC115973126 gene encoding putative disease resistance RPP13-like protein 1 — protein sequence MSVIGEAALSAFFGKLFDNLTSYDLLKFFQEEKVDADLKRWRTTLMKIHAVLDDAEEKQMTNRFVKIWLDELEHLAYDVDDILDEFATEALGRKLNPEPSTSKVRKIVDACIGSNRSFATSMRSKIEEIDTRLQNIVTDKKDLELRESTGGTTRTTRSRVPTTSLVNEGRVYGREEDKKAIVKLLLSGELSDAQLSVIPIVGMGGLGKTTLAKLVYNDDEVSRYFDLKVWVCVSEEFDIIRVTKAILQSVTFGQFDANDLNLMQVKLKETLFGKKFLLILDDVWNEDYDGWTELRSPFEFGALGSKIIVTTRNYGVSSTMGTTPTYELKELSSDACWNLFSQHALGTTDYTAHPKLEEIGRKILDKCKGSPLAAKVLGGLLRTKHDHDEWKDVLDSKIWDIPEEKSSIFPILKLSYQYLPSHLKRCFAYCSLFPKNYEFEKKELVLLWMAEGFFQETKRNKLMEDLGDECFCDLLRRSFFQPSSSNGSLFVMHDLINDLAQWAARGLCCRLEDVLDGNKQFEISTKVRHFSYLRSFYEGMKRFEDFPKNMHLRTFLPLPINELGYLTNYISNCWLPQLRYMRVLSLCGYQFVEVPSSIGDLKYLRYLNLSDTNITSLPESISSLYNLQTLLLKGCNRLIKLPEKIGNLVNLRHLDITNVNSIVEMPVGIKELKNLQTLSNFVVGKDTGSKIGDLMNLESLKGTLCISHLENMLDVEDARRANLIGKKNLDVLVMKWESELDDLQDARASVDILEMLRPSTTVKEISIDGYVGAKFPTWFGHPSFSNVVCLRIERCKKCTSLPAIGQLPSLRDLALVGLSAVEIIGREFYGEDCPKPFRSLEALCFEDMQEWKDWIPCKVEYEEFSQLRELSISECPKLQGKLPHHVPLLEKISINGCEQLDVSIPNFPKLHALEIKGCKGVVSRSTDELCFPKSTILSIPYVKSLTEEFMHGLAKVENLKIDNCKELTSLWQDEFKSLITLDVRDCSSLVNISLTSTLRTLNIEGCSGLKSLSISSCTCLEKASIWSCNSLTLISRGQLPQNLKTLDIRDCENLQFLVDEGEASSNSSSLLEDLSIKHCPSLKCLSSSGDLPTTLKRLQISSCVEFTSLSSKNELPTALKYLSVRSCPKMESIANNLPNNASLEFVHIGSCAKLKSLPVGLHKLCHLNYIGISRCPSFVSFPDGGLLPTSLRKLSIQYCEKLEAWPNCMPNLNSLHIVNCPSVIYFPEEGYPTSLTSLSFGGENICKQVTVWGLQRLNSLTSLCIYGGIPDWQSFPDEQDGKLTMTLPSSLIYLTIWSIPNIVILSSKCFQNLSALEQLVIRNCPKLASLPEKGLPPSLLQLHIYQCPLLKQHYKKGGREWSKIANVPYIHIDGSFVFEVEEQQ from the coding sequence ATGTCTGTAATTGGAGAGGCTGCTTTATCCGCTTTCTTTGGGAAGCTGTTTGACAACTTAACTTCCTATGATCTGCTGAAGTTCTTTCAGGAAGAGAAAGTCGATGCTGACCTCAAGAGGTGGAGGACAACTTTGATGAAGATCCATGCAGTTCTGGATGACGCAGAAGAGAAGCAGATGACAAACAGGTTCGTGAAGATCTGGTTGGATGAGCTGGAACACTTGGCCTATGATGTGGACGACATCTTGGACGAGTTTGCTACTGAAGCTTTGGGACGCAAGTTGAACCCTGAACCCAGCACAAGTAAGGTACGGAAGATCGTTGATGCTTGTATTGGTTCGAATCGAAGTTTTGCTACCTCAATGCGGTCCAAGATTGAAGAGATTGATACAAGACTGCAAAATATAGTGACTGATAAGAAAGATCTGGAGTTGAGAGAAAGTACTGGGGGAACTACTAGAACAACCAGATCAAGGGTGCCCACAACTTCTTTGGTGAATGAAGGTCGTGTTTACGGCAGGGAAGAAGATAAAAAGGCTATTGTCAAGTTGTTGCTGAGTGGTGAACTGAGTGATGCTCAACTCTCTGTGATTCCCATTGTTGGTATGGGAGGACTTGGGAAGACAACTCTTGCCAAACTAGTCTACAATGACGATGAGGTGAGCCgttattttgatttgaaagtatgggtttgtgtttctgaAGAATTTGACATTATAAGGGTGACTAAAGCAATTCTACAATCTGTGACTTTTGGGCAATTTGATGCTAATGATTTAAATTTAATGCAAGTCAAACTAAAGGAAACATTGTTTGGTAAGAAGTTTTTGCTCATTTTGGATGACGTTTGGAATGAAGACTACGACGGTTGGACTGAACTACGTAGTCCATTCGAATTTGGGGCTCTAGGAAGTAAGATTATTGTCACAACTCGGAATTATGGTGTTTCATCAACAATGGGAACTACTCCAACCTATGAGTTGAAAGAGTTGTCAAGTGATGCTTGTTGGAATCTATTTAGCCAACATGCATTGGGGACAACAGATTATACTGCACATCCAAAACTCGAAGAAATTGGTAGAAAAATCTTAGACAAGTGTAAGGGCTCACCTTTGGCGGCAAAAGTACTTGGAGGCCTTTTACGCACTAAACATGATCATGACGAGTGGAAAGATGTATTAGATAGCAAGATTTGGGATATTCCAGAGGAAAAAAGCAGCATTTTTCCAATTCTTAAATTGAGCTACCAATATCTCCCTTCGCATTTAAAGAGGTGCTTTGCTTATTGTTCACTATTcccaaaaaattatgaatttgagAAGAAAGAGTTAGTTTTGCTATGGATGGCAGAAGGTTTTttccaagaaacaaaaagaaacaagttaatggAAGATCTTGGTGATGAGTGTTTTTGTGATCTCCTTAGGAGATCATTTTTTCAACCATCAAGCAGCAATGGATCACTCTTCGTCATGCATGATCTTATCAATGATTTAGCTCAATGGGCAGCAAGAGGCTTGTGCTGTAGATTGGAAGACGTATTGGATGGAAATAAGCAATTTGAGATTTCTACAAAGGTACGTCATTTCTCTTACCTTCGAAGTTTTTATGAAGGCATGAAAAGGTTTGAAGACTTCCCCAAAAATATGCATTTACGGACCTTCCTACCGCTACCAATAAATGAGTTGGGCTACTTAACAAACTACATTTCTAATTGTTGGCTACCACAATTAAGATACATGAGGGTATTATCTTTATGCGGATATCAATTTGTTGAGGTACCAAGTTCAATAGGTGATTTGAAATATCTAAGATACCTAAACCTTTCTGATACTAATATTACAAGTTTACCAGAATCAATAAGTTCTTTGTACAACTTGCAAACATTGCTATTGAAAGGCTGCAACCGTCTAATAAAGTTACCAGAGAAAATTGGGAATCTAGTCAATCTTAGGCATCTCGATATTACAAATGTGAATTCAATTGTAGAAATGCCAGTGggaataaaagaattaaaaaacctaCAAACATTGTCTAATTTTGTTGTTGGGAAAGATACTGGATCTAAGATAGGAGACTTGATGAACTTGGAGTCTCTTAAGGGAACACTTTGCATTTCACACTTAGAGAACATGCTTGACGTTGAGGATGCAAGAAGGGCAAATTTAATTGGTAAGAAGAATTTAGATGTATTAGTGATGAAATGGGAGTCTGAGCTTGATGATTTGCAAGATGCAAGAGCTAGTGTAGATATTCTTGAGATGCTACGACCTTCGACAACAGTGAAAGAAATTTCAATTGATGGCTATGTTGGTGCAAAATTCCCAACTTGGTTTGGACATCCATCATTTTCTAATGTGGTGTGCCTACGGATTGAGAGGTGCAAAAAATGTACATCTTTACCTGCAATTGGACAATTACCATCCTTGAGAGACcttgcccttgtaggattgtctGCAGTGGAAATCATTGGTCGTGAGTTTTATGGGGAAGATTGCCCAAAGCCTTTCCGATCCTTAGAGGCACTTTGCTTTGAGGATATGCAAGAATGGAAAGATTGGATTCCATGCAAAGTTGAATATGAAGAATTCTCTCAGTTGCGTGAGCTTTCTATTTCTGAATGCCCTAAATTGCAAGGAAAATTGCCTCACCATGTTCCattattggaaaaaatttctattaatgGATGTGAGCAATTGGACGTTTCAATTCCAAACTTCCCAAAGCTTCATGCATTAGAAATTAAGGGATGTAAAGGGGTGGTGAGCAGAAGTACAGATGAGTTATGCTTTCCAAAGTCAACTATTCTTTCTATTCCATATGTGAAAAGCTTGACGGAGGAGTTCATGCATGGGTTAGCTAAGGTGGAAAATCTAAAGATAGATAATTGTAAGGAGCTAACATCTTTGTGGCAGGATGAATTCAAATCCCTTATAACGCTGGATGTAAGAGATTGCTCAAGCCTTGTCAACATCAGCTTGACATCTACTTTAAGGACACTAAATATTGAGGGTTGTAGTGGTTTGAAATCCTTGTCAATCTCTAGTTGTACATGTTTGGAAAAGGCAAGCATTTGGAGTTGTAATTCTTTGACGTTGATTTCAAGAGGTCAGTTgcctcaaaatttgaaaacgcTAGATATAAGAGATTGTGAGAATTTGCAGTTTTTGGTAGATGAGGGAGAGGCTTCTTctaattcttcttctcttcttgaGGACTTGTCTATTAAGCACTGTCCATCTCTAAAATGCTTATCATCAAGTGGCGACCTACCTACCACGCTTAAACGCCTTCAGATTTCGTCATGCGTAGAGTTCACATCCTTATCATCAAAAAACGAGTTACCTACAGCTCTTAAATACCTTTCTGTACGGAGCTGTCCAAAGATGGAGTCAATAGCGAACAACTTACCCAACAATGCGTCTCTTGAATTTGTTCATATCGGAAGTTGTGCAAAGTTGAAATCCTTACCGGTGGGCCTGCACAAACTCTGCCACCTCAATTATATTGGGATAAGCCGCTGCCCTAGTTTTGTTTCCTTCCCAGATGGAGGGTTACTCCCCACCAGCCTGAGAAAGCTTTCGATCCAATACTGTGAGAAACTGGAGGCCTGGCCCAATTGCATGCCGAACCTCAATTCTCTTCATATCGTCAATTGTCCAAGCGTCATATACTTTCCAGAAGAGGGTTACCCCACCAGTCTAACATCACTCTCATTTGGCGGGGAGAATATCTGTAAGCAAGTCACTGTGTGGGGATTGCAGAGACTAAACTCTCTTACGTCACTCTGTATTTATGGTGGAATTCCAGATTGGCAGTCGTTTCCAGATGAGCAAGATGGGAAGCTGACGATGACGCTTCCTTCCTCTCTTATCTACCTAACGATTTGGAGCATTCCAAATATAGTGATTCTATCTTCAAAATGCTTTCAAAATCTCTCCGCTCTTGAACAATTGGTCATCAGAAATTGCCCTAAACTCGCATCCCTCCCAGAGAAGGGTCTACCTCCCTCGCTTCTGCAACTTCATATTTACCAGTGTCCATTGCTGAAACAACACTACAAGAAAGGTGGGCGAGAGTGGTCCAAGATAGCCAACGTCCCTTACATTCACATTGATGGGAGTTTTGTCTTTGAGGTGGAGGAGCAgcaataa